Proteins found in one Zea mays cultivar B73 chromosome 1, Zm-B73-REFERENCE-NAM-5.0, whole genome shotgun sequence genomic segment:
- the GLG1 gene encoding glucose-1-phosphate adenylyltransferase small subunit isoform X1, translating to MAMAAIASPSSRTLIPPRHHGAAPSPSTSGDSSLRLLCAHPRHGRRGRAMSVSTPAARSRPFVFSPRAVSDSKSSQTCLDPDASTSVLGIILGGGAGTRLYPLTKKRAKPAVPLGANYRLIDIPVSNCLNSNISKIYVLTQFNSASLNRHLSRAYGNNIGGYKNDGFVEVLAAQQSPDNPNWFQGTADAVRQYLWLFEEHNVMEFLILAGDHLYRMDYEKFIQAHRETDADITVAALPMDEKRATAFGLMKIDEEGRIIEFAEKPKGDQLKAMMVDTTILGLDDERAKEMPYIASMGIYVFSKDVMLQLLREQFPGANDFGSEVIPGATSIGKRVQAYLYDGYWEDIGTIEAFYNANLGITKKPIPDFSFYDRSAPIYTQPRHLPPSKVLDADVTDSVIGEGCVIKNCKIHHSVVGLRSCISEGAIIEDTLLMGADYYETEADKKLLAENGGIPIGIGKNSHIRKAIIDKNARIGDNVKILNADNVQEAARETDGYFIKGGIVTVIKDALLPSGTVI from the exons ATGGCGATGGCAGCCATAGCCTCCCCGTCGTCGAGGACCCTGATCCCTCCGCGACACCACGGCGCCGCGCCCTCCCCGTCCACCTCCGGCGACTCCTCGCTCCGCCTCCTCTGCGCACACCCGCGCCACGGACGGCGCGGCCGGGCGATGTCCGTCTCGACGCCCGCGGCGCGGAGCCGGCCGTTCGTCTTCTCCCCGCGCGCGGTGTCCGACTCTAAGAGCTCCCAGACCTGCCTCGACCCCGACGCCAGCACG AGTGTTCTTGGAATCATTCTCGGAGGTGGTGCTGGGACTAGATTGTACCCCTTGACAAAGAAGCGTGCCAAGCCTGCAGTGCCATTGGGTGCCAACTATAGACTGATTGATATCCCCGTCAGCAATTGTCTCAACAGCAACATATCCAAGATCTATGTGCTAACACAATTCAACTCTGCTTCCCTCAACCGTCACCTCTCAAGAGCCTACGGGAACAACATTGGAGGGTACAAGAATGACGGGTTCGTTGAAGTCTTAGCTGCACAGCAGAGCCCAGATAATCCAAACTGGTTTCAG GGTACTGCAGATGCTGTAAGGCAATACTTGTGGTTATTTGAGGAACATAATGTGATGGAGTTTCTAATTCTTGCTGGCGATCACCTGTACCGGATGGATTATGAAAAGTTCATTCAGGCACACAGAGAAACGGATGCTGATATTACTGTTGCTGCCCTACCAATGGATGAGAAACGTGCAACCGCATTTGGCCTCATGAAAATTGACGAAGAAGGGAGGATTATTGAGTTTGCTGAGAAACCGAAAGGAGATCAGTTGAAAGCAATGATG GTTGACACCACCATACTTGGCCTTGATGACGAGAGGGCAAAGGAAATGCCTTATATTGCTAGCATGGGTATATATGTTTTTAGCAAGGATGTAATGCTTCAGCTCCTCCGTGAACAATTTCCTGGAGCCAATGATTTTGGAAGTGAGGTTATTCCAGGTGCAACAAGCATTGGAAAGAGG GTTCAGGCTTATCTATATGATGGTTATTGGGAAGATATTGGTACAATTGAGGCATTTTATAATGCAAACTTGGGAATAACCAAGAAGCCAATACCAGATTTCAG CTTCTATGACCGTTCTGCTCCAATCTATACACAACCTCGACATCTGCCACCTTCAAAGGTTCTTGATGCTGATGTGACAGACAGTGTTATTGGTGAGGGATGTGTTATTAAA AACTGCAAGATACACCATTCTGTAGTTGGACTCCGTTCTTGCATATCTGAAGGTGCTATCATAGAGGACACTTTACTAATGGGTGCGGACTACTATGAG ACTGAAGCTGACAAGAAACTCCTTGCCGAAAATGGTGGCATTCCCATTGGTATTGGGAAGAATTCACACATCAGAAAAGCAATCATTGACAAGAATGCTCGAATTGGAGATAATGTGAAG ATACTCAACGCTGACAATGTTCAAGAAGCTGCAAGGGAGACAGACGGGTACTTCATCAAAGGTGGAATTGTCACAGTGATCAAGGATGCTTTACTCCCTAGTGGGACAGTTATATGA